From the genome of Nitrososphaerales archaeon:
CCCGGCTCCCTCGACAGCACGCCCGCTATTATGGCGGCCGCGTTGATGCCGTCCTCCCAGAATCCCCACGAAGGGTCGACGACCTTGCTCGGCTCAGTGGCGAACACGCCTCCCTCTTCTTCCAGCACGGCGAACGTCTTTCCGACTCTGCTCCTGACGACCCTATACCCCTGTTTCTCGGCTTCCTCCTCGACCATCATCGAGCTGTTTTCTGATATCACGACCGTGCCTCCACTCGCCTCAAGCTCGCGGAGCGCCAGGACCGTCATGATTGAATCAGGCACGACATTCCCAGCCCCGTCGATCATCACCAACCTGTCGGCGTCTCCGTCGTGTGCGAACCCGAAGTCGGCACCGAGGTCTGGGACCATCCTAGCGAAGTCGGCGAGGTTGGTCGGCGTGGGTTCAGGGGGGCGGGCGGGGAACCTCCAAGAGATCTGCGCGTTGACGGGGACGACGCGGTGCCCCAGATGCTCGAGGACCCTGGGCGTAACTAGGCCGCCAGGCCCGCTGGCACAGTCGACCGCTATCCTGAGCGCATTGGGTGCCTGCTTGTGCCTCGACTCGAGCGCTTCGATGTAGTCGTCCAGCGCCTCTTCGTCAGTGTTAATCGCTCCAAACCTCCCGGATGACTTCATCACGTCCACCCCCATGGCGCGCTCAATCCTCTCCTCGTCCGACTTTGGAAGCTCCATCCCCTTCCCATTGTAGACCTTCACCCCGGAGAACTCCGGAGGGTTGTGAGACGCGGTCACAGAGAACCCAGCGAGGCACGACCTTTCCCTGGTGCTGAACGCGATGACCGGGGTGGGCACCATCCCGAAGGCGAAGACGTCGCTTCCCACTGCGTTGATGGCAGACATCACCGTCCTCGCCAGCAGCGCGGAGACCTTCCTGCCGTCCCATCCGACTCCGTACGCGCCCCTGCCGAAGACGAACGCGATAGTCTCGGCCAGCTTGTACACCTGCTCCGGCGTCTGCGTCTTGTTGAACACGCCCCTGACACCGGCAGTCCCGAAGGCCTTGGTCAACACTATCTCTCTATGATCTTGTTCCAGAGTTCTGGCGTCACTTCTTTCGCCAGTTTCAGCAGGCTTCCGGCGAGCTCCCGAATCTCCCACTGGGCCTGCAGTGCCGTCCGCTGCCAGACGATGTGCATCAAGCTTCTCGCGCTGACCGTCATCACGAGCTTCGTCTTCGTCGCGTTGGGTAGGACGTAGCGCGCGTCCTCCTTCGGCACGCCCGCAGCCACCAACTTCTCATAGGCCGCATAGACCGCTTTCAACCCCTCGTCGAACGCCTGTAACGCCTTTTCGTTGGACTGGATGCTCGGCGGGACGACGGCCCCTTCCTTCGTCGCGGCAGAAAACCGCTGCGACTCTTGATCATAGGAGGCGACCCTGTGTCTCACGAGCTGGTGGGTGGTGACCCGGCTGCACTCTTCTATCTCGAACATGTACACTACATGATCAAGCAACTTCTCTGGCTCGAAGGTGGTTCCCCTCTCCCGAAGCGCCAGCTTGAGCGCCTCCAGGTCGGTGTGATACAGCAGCTTAACCCGCACTTACCTTCTCCCCGAAGGCCAAGGATTTCAGCAGGGGGCAGACCCGTTTTGCGTCCAACTCCGCCACAATCACGCTGGCAAAAGGCCTCGACGCCAGGTTCCTCCACATCTCTATCAGCGTACGCGCGTTCATCGAAAGCAACCACGAATCCCCAGCAATCTGCAGGAACCGCAGGAAAGGGAACTCCATGGACAGCCTGCCTGCCTCGGTCTCGCTCACGTCGTCTATGATCAGGGTCATCGTGAAGTGCTCGATCACGTCCAGCGACTTGTCCTGCAGCGCCTTGGTCAGGAGGAACTTCCAATACTCTTCGCCCTTCTGGTCCAGCTCCGCCTGAATCTCCTCAATCGGCCTCGTGCTGTAGCACCGTCTCATCGCGACGGCTATGGTCTTCTCGGGGCTGGGTGAACTCCATACTAGAGAGGCTTTCATGAAGGCTTCGCCAACCTCCTCGCGGATTCAATTTAAACGTCTGGTCGGCTGAACCACCCGTCGTTGCCCAAAGCCCCCTCGCGGTCGGAACAAATTCCGATGTACCGCATCGAGCCGGACGGAGCCACCGCCTGTATCGTCGTTCTTCACGAGGTGTGGGGTCTCGTACCGCACATCAGGGACGTCTGTAAACGCCTAGGCAAACTCGGATTTTCAGCAATCGCACCAGATCTATACTGGGAGAGGAAGACCCTCCTCAGCCCCGAGAGCATACAGAAGGCGATGGAAGGTGTGTGGGACCTCTCGCTGGAGGAGAGGCGCGACAAGGCAAAGGTCCACAAAGCCATGATCAGGAAGGGTTTCGGTCACGACACGCTGGCAGTGACATCAACGCTCTACAGCAAGAGGTTCAGGGATCTCTTGGTCTCAGACGCTTCGTCCTCCGTGAAGCTGGTGCACTCGAAGTACGGGCGCGTCTCCGTCCTCGGATTCTGTCTTGGCGGTGGCCTCGCCCTCAAAGTGGCGGCAAGACTCGGCGACCTGAGCTCTATCGTCTCCTTCTACGGGGAGCCGCCTTCGAGCAACGAAGTGAGACGGATCTCCACCCCAGTGCTCGCAATCCACGCGACCAACGACGAGATCATAAACACGAAGGTACCCGCCTTCGTCGAGACAGCCCTGGCCGCCGGGAAAGACTTAACGCTCAAGATCTACCCGAGGACGAGACACGGATTCTTCAATGACACGAACTCGTCCGTCTACAACGAGCGCGCGGCGGCCGAAGCGTGGGAGCTCGCGACGTGGTTCCTCCGCAGGACCCTCCGATAGCTCGGAGCTCGTGAATTGCTTCATCACGTGGAGCTACGTGATTGACGGGCGAGAGGCTCGGAACCGCCCTCCCTCAAAGAAATTATAGAGGCCAAAGCTAGGCACCAGTTCAGCCGGGGTGGCAGAGTGGTTAATGCGCGGGCAACCTGCTTAGAAATGAGGCGGGTCCGCAACTCGAGATCACACAACCAGTCAGCCCGTGACCTTCGGGTCTCGTGGGTTCGAATCCTACCCCCGGCGCCTTCCGAGAGGGCGCGGCCTACGCTGTCTTGAAAGACTCGCCGCAGCCGCAGGTGGAAACCGCGTTCGGGTTGCTCACGACGAACCCGCCGCCCATCAGCTTCTCAGACTTGTAGTCTATGACAGAGCCCGTTATGAAAGGTGCGCTCGACCTGTCCACAGCGACCTTCGCGCCGTTCACCTCTATCGTGTAATCATCATCAGAAATCTTGTCGTCCACGACCATGCCGTACGAGAGACCCGAGCAACCCCCTGCAGTCACGAAGACTCTGAGCGCGGCACCAGGCTTGCCCTGCTTCTCGAGGTAAGCTTTCAGCTCCGAGGCAGCCTTCTCCGTCAACTGCACTATCGGCTTTATCTCAGCTTCCTGAGTCAACCTTGGGCAAAGAGCGCGGGGCCCGTATAAGAATACTGCGCCGCGCTACTTGGTTAGTCTTGCCACCGCTTTCATCACTTCATCATACGGAGGCTCGTTACCCGGGTTGTCGGTCACCCACTTGTACCTCAGCGCGCCCTTCTGATCTACGACGAAGACCGACCTCTTCGCCACCCCTCTGTAACCCATTCCGACCCACTTATCTTGGAGGACGCCGTACAGCTTTGTTACCTTCTTTCCAAAATCACTGAGCAACGGGAACTGCAGGTTGTACGTCTGGGCGAAAGCCTTGAGAGTGAAGGCGCTGTCGACGCTCACCCCGACCACCTGCGCCCCTCCCACCAAGGGCCCTGCGAAGCCGTCCCTGAACGCACACATCTCCTTGTCACAGGCTCCGGAGAACGCGAACGGGAAGAAGGCGAGCACGACCGCGCCCTTCTCTGTGAACTCCCCGAGGCTGCGCGTCGCCCCCTCCGTGTCGGGGAGGCTGAACTCGGAGACCTTCTGGCCTATCCTCAGAACCACGAACCGCAAAAGCGACCGTTCAGATTTAAGGGCTATGTCACTTTTGGGAGACTTTCTGCAGCAAATCGAAGTATCTGGCCATCAGCGACACCAGCTGCTCCTGCTTGGCCATGTCCCTCTCCTTTTCCAGGAGAAGGCTTGCTTCATTCAGTTTTGAGATGAGCAGCTCTCTCATGTTTGCGACCACAGAGTCGTATGAAGCCCGTTCCTCCCTTAGAAGCGGGCTGATATCATCGTGGCTCGTGCAGTAGACCTTTCCATGGAACCTTACCTGAACCCCTCCGCACCGCTGACAAGGTTCAGCCAGCATAGTCGCGCCCCTTCGTATCAACGCGGCAGCTGCCTTCATCTTGTCGTTGCCGGGCCGACTCAACGACCGTCGACTGCCCTCCGTCTTCTATAAAGACGCTCTAGCGACGAAAAGCACATATCCTCACCCAACCAAGCAGGGTGGTCAAACCGACGAGAGGGATTTCTGATGAGCGCCAAACTCAAGAAACAGCAAGAGAACGATGCGAAGCTCGCGAAGGCGAGCGTCAGCCTTCAGCAGATAGCAGACTCGAACATCACGCCGAGAAACATACGCAAAATCGTGAAGGACTCGATAGCCATGCTTCAGGACCAGAAGCAGAGCATCTCAGTCAGGGCGGCCAACGCCATCAGCCTTCTCGACGAGGTCGGGCAGGACCCGAACATGCCTTCTTTCGCAAGAGTTACGCTCTGGTCTGCCGTTTCGGAACTGGAATCAATCAGGGAGCGCTAAAGGCTTAAGACAATCGGCGGCCTCTCGGGACGCCATTGCCAGACTGTCCGAAGTGCGGTAACAAGGAAGTCTCGCCATACAAGTCGTTCTCCATCATAGTCGAGCCATCGAAGGGGGAGCACGGCATGGTCGAAAGAAAGGTGGGGATGTTCAGCTGCTCCAAGTGCGGCATGAAATTCCCCACGGTCATCAGCAGGCAGAGGTATCTGGTAGTCGCCGCAGAGCAGCTCCATCAGCTTCAGGAGGAACTTGGCAACGTGAAGAAGGGGAACGAAGAACTGGAGGGCAAGCTCCAGATCATGGCCCGTGAGCACCGCGAGCTGCAAGCGCGGCTGGAGAGGATGGCAAAAGACAGCGAAGTCAGCAAGCTGGAGACCAAGCTTGCCGAGCTAGAGAGCTGCGTGGACCATCTCAGAAAAGAAAAGGGCGAGCTCGAGCAGAGGGTCACGAAGTTCCGTTAGCGACTAGACTCCGGTCACGCCCGGTGGGATTTCATACCCCGCCTGGCTTTCGTATGTCGCAGCTTTCTCCTCCAACGCAGCCTTCTCTGTCCGGAGCGCTTCGACCTCGCTTTGGAGGGCGTTCGCCGACCTATCCAATTCGAGCCCTGCGAGCTTCTCCTTGATTGAGGCTATGTCGGAGAGGAGAGACGCCTTCTCCGCTTCCAGGGATCTAACTCTCTCTTCGAGTTCTGCTCTTCTGTCTGCGTATTGGTTTACCGCTTCCATGGATATCAAAGACAACAACCCCGCGCTCGTTTATTGTCTGGTCGAGCGAAATACTGTTGATGCTTTTGTTCACTTAACTAAATAATGACAAAAACAGCGGAGCCGACTCGCTCGCAGCGTTTATGAATCGAAGCTCTGCCGCCACGCCGTCCATGAAAGTCGGTCTCTGGGTCTGGCCTGCAGAACAGAAGGAGCAGCGACGGATTCTGAAGCGTGTCGCCGAATCAGAGCACCTCATGGCTGCTATGCAGGCGATTGCAAAGAGCAAGGAGGGTCTGAGCAACTCGGAGCTCGACGACGTCCTTGCCGACAACTCGAATTGGATGACCAGATGGGTGGTCGAGCAGCTTACTTCGTTGGGTTTCGTGGATTACAAGGTGCAGCTCTTCGGCGGGCCAGGGAAGTACGACTTGACCGAGTTGGGCATGAATGCGCTGTCAGCGATCACAGGACAGCCAGTAAAGCCCAGACAGCCGCCGGCGCAGCCCCAGCCGACGCCAGTTCAGGCGAAGCCAAGCACTCCCGCGCCGCAACCGGAACAGACGGCCGCCCAACACTGATAGAGTCAATATCATCATGATCGTGGTGGATCTACAGACGACGGGGTGGAATGACCGACAGGACCGAATTGTCAGCATTGGCGCCGTGGACTTCGAAAACCCCGCCAGACTCTTCCATCAAGAATGCAGAACTCCGACGAAAGCGAGAATCTCCCCAGAGGCATGGCGGGCATT
Proteins encoded in this window:
- a CDS encoding dienelactone hydrolase family protein → MPKAPSRSEQIPMYRIEPDGATACIVVLHEVWGLVPHIRDVCKRLGKLGFSAIAPDLYWERKTLLSPESIQKAMEGVWDLSLEERRDKAKVHKAMIRKGFGHDTLAVTSTLYSKRFRDLLVSDASSSVKLVHSKYGRVSVLGFCLGGGLALKVAARLGDLSSIVSFYGEPPSSNEVRRISTPVLAIHATNDEIINTKVPAFVETALAAGKDLTLKIYPRTRHGFFNDTNSSVYNERAAAEAWELATWFLRRTLR
- the thyX gene encoding FAD-dependent thymidylate synthase; protein product: MRVKLLYHTDLEALKLALRERGTTFEPEKLLDHVVYMFEIEECSRVTTHQLVRHRVASYDQESQRFSAATKEGAVVPPSIQSNEKALQAFDEGLKAVYAAYEKLVAAGVPKEDARYVLPNATKTKLVMTVSARSLMHIVWQRTALQAQWEIRELAGSLLKLAKEVTPELWNKIIER
- a CDS encoding redoxin domain-containing protein is translated as MVLRIGQKVSEFSLPDTEGATRSLGEFTEKGAVVLAFFPFAFSGACDKEMCAFRDGFAGPLVGGAQVVGVSVDSAFTLKAFAQTYNLQFPLLSDFGKKVTKLYGVLQDKWVGMGYRGVAKRSVFVVDQKGALRYKWVTDNPGNEPPYDEVMKAVARLTK
- a CDS encoding UPF0147 family protein, coding for MSAKLKKQQENDAKLAKASVSLQQIADSNITPRNIRKIVKDSIAMLQDQKQSISVRAANAISLLDEVGQDPNMPSFARVTLWSAVSELESIRER
- a CDS encoding iron-sulfur cluster assembly accessory protein — translated: MTQEAEIKPIVQLTEKAASELKAYLEKQGKPGAALRVFVTAGGCSGLSYGMVVDDKISDDDYTIEVNGAKVAVDRSSAPFITGSVIDYKSEKLMGGGFVVSNPNAVSTCGCGESFKTA